CTTTTGATCCTCAAGCTTCCCTTCCAACGACTCGTTCATGAAGTCGCTCAAGACTACAAAAAGGACTTGCGTTTCCAGAGCTCTGCTGTGATGGCTCTTCAGGAAGCCAGTGAAGCTTACTTGGTTGGGCTTTTCGAAGATACCAACTTGTGCGCTATTCACGCCAAGAGAGTGACCAGCATGCCAAAAGACATCCGGTTAGCTCGCCGTATACGTGGAGAGCGTGCTTAATTCCAATCTGCATTAAACCTCTCACGAATCGccccttttcagggccaacacATTTTACAAACGCAGGAGTGATTTATTGTTCACCATGTTTTTTTATCTGTATTGCTTTGCAATTAGAATTTGATAAACGTCAGAATCAAACGTAGCTTCCAATATTGCTGATCCAAGAAATTAGGATTACAGCAATAGGTTTGTATTGAATTTATAGAAGAAGCACGCTTATTACTGTGGCTCGAATTGCAAGCATTCTAGCCATCCACATTTTTAGTGCAGATGCAATTTTAGAAGCAGGACGCTTCTGCACGGAATATCGCAATCGACTATTTTTTAACTCGTGTAGCAACATGTGCAgaccaaaaattcttatttttctgttttaacaGGTAATTCTCCTTGTTTGTTGACAAcatagaaatattgaatttttcgcaagaaccttaaattaaatttttgttcccttttaaaacagttaatttattaaaatgtgaaacttataaatttaacaaaattgctgaaaatttcgATGTGAATTTAGATTTAGAATCATCCATGGTCACCGAACGGATTTCTCAAAGGTTTCATCGCTCGGTTGCTTAATGTACAACAAATAACAATTCCAACTATGGTAAGCTATTTCAGtaagtttcaacaaattagagactatttaataacaatttcaaatattttaaacgaattaaaaattttgaagtgcaTACTTCAAGAGACTTCAatgaattcataaagatttcagacGACGTTTGTacgcaaaaaattatgaatttatttatggCAGGGGTCTCCAGAAgtagatcctgtatctactagcAATCCCAGCACAATAGGTCGGATCTACTAGTTTTGACCCTGAACTGCCAACCCTTTACCTGATTTAAGCCGCTGGGAACCCTTATTTCTATTTGAAGCTTCAcgctaaaattaagaattatgaaattaaataataaatgttattagttttcgttactttaacactgctaaataaaatattcgctgcaattttaattttttatactcacaatttaaattccctaaaaatctttttgtttataaataaaattgaaattttattttcagacttAAATTTacctaaagaatattttaattatataattattacaattacatgaaaaattttctttcgacCGAAAACTAAGGAAATTTCTGACCCctcgaaaaaaaaatatcagtttgaaGGCTCAGGGATCCCTTTTTTCTGGTTTAACTTTACACACCGTgaaatacaaaacatttgaactaagcaattgccaataattgttcacaaaagaattgaaatcgcattaattcttttaaataaaaataattttcaatttgattctaCCTTAAAATACAGTAAATGTTTCAGTCAAagttgttaaaaactatacaattttaaattttaatatcattgaaaaaattagaattgattccacagatttttccaaaataaaaaaattatattttcgacgTTTTAACcattcaaaatgtaaacaattttaattataaacctttaaaataaaataaaatatttaataaaaagcacttttaatagaaaagtttcaaaaaacgcTATCGCAGGTGAACGGGTAAACTTGAGAGAACAAATGTGTACATTGGTATTAAcagattgaaaaattgtaatttatttattttttgtatatctgctagatataataatttaatcaattatttaagtccatttaacaatcttttaaacttaatattgaaaaatttgttattatggatttttaaattgattatgtttttaatattaggtaatagaaaccCAAGGACGCGTGAAtttcttgctactttttaatagtttatattactCTATTGTGATATAATCTTTTACgcgattataataattatataattaaaagatagttcagataaatttaagtctgaatttgaaagttatatttggaattatttataaacaaaaagatgtttagggaatttaaatcgggagtaaacaaaattttaatttattgaatattttatttagtaaTATTGTCACGTCCCgagacttttataataataataaataattataaaaaatggattataattacataaccattatatttaataataactcaacaagttaaaggattatattcaacatccaattattattgtaaacaaaacctaGTACTGTTAAAATCATTTGTAAAGATCAGATTTGTAAAGAAACGACGCAACAGTGTAAGGTGAACCCAACAGCACAAAAAAATCTACGCATCatcttttgcacaaaaaacaggcacacgttaattaaaaagcaataaattaattgacaaagaaaccagaaaaggcagctgcattttcaatctcATATGCTGACAATATGCTGGTACCTATAAGTACGTACACAtcgcagtaaacaaaaataagcgaTACACATAAATATTCGCATAGCTAACAAAACCAGCAGACTATACACTCACTGAAAAGCAATAAATTAATCAGCAAGCCAAGACTGAAAACAGACAAGATTTTCAGTCCCATACGTTTACAAAATGCTAGTACCTACACCACATGTACATCCTTCAGTCATTCTGACCTACAGATTTCTATGACGGAGACCAGCATCTTagatctaaaagcaataaacagCTTAATAAAGATGACAGCTATAGGAGGGTGAGCCGTTCACACACAACCAAAAGGACACACGCAAACCTTACGCTCTTCTACGCATCATAATAGCTTACCCTTGGACACCTAGGaagggataccatatattttggtaactgcgCCATTCTCCATATTCGCGCACATCAAGATTCCTAATCACTGATTGGCTATCTCATTAATTACCCCCATGGTACTTTGGATATATAGGCATATACATAATTCTAAACGCCCATTGAACAATTAGGGTCTTACCACTCTTCTACCTAATTGATTGACAACGCTGATTGGAACCAAGAAGAATCCCTACTTCTAAAACCACTCACCCCTACGGGAATCTAAGAAgggatcttgtgaataaatacagcggattcggaagcagaaatcagtttagttCCAGTTTCAGTTTAGCCGATTATACTCCAGCTTCAATCTTTACCCCAGTCACAGTTCAGTCTCAGTTCAGTGTCAGACAAATCCAGATTATAAagaatctttgaaaccctaaacTCCGGTCCAGCAGTGTTGGCCCGTCAaccatttaaatttacaaattcacGAAGAATAGCTTCTGTGTGGAACTCTGAGTCGACCACACCTGCCACAAAGGAATAACGCAGTCCAGATACGCTGACCTTGCCATCTCAGTCTGCAGAGCCATATTCAGCGCCATCCACCCTCTGCGGGTACCCATACAGGGTGTCAACAGAAGGACGGGCTACTTTCGATTCAAGGAACAAGAGGGCGAATTATCCACTCTCTACAAAAGGGAACTTGTAAATAAACCAAGGAATCAAATGATTTCAAGCAATTCGGAGATTTATCAGGAAACGTCGATCAATCTggtctttatatttaaattctcttaacacttaaataattattcatcattttatatattataacatCTTTGATTTATTTGGTGTATCTGGTAGTTATCCTCATCCCAGttctctaatttatttaaaattagattcttaAACGAGGAAccacttggaataaaataaaggaCAAGGTAAGTTACATCTCGTAGAACGTAACATtattaaagtaacgaaaactaaacattcattgttttattttataattctcaatCTCAGCGTGAAGTTTCGAAAAGAAATCAGGGAGTAAAATAGGACCactttgagaaatttgaaatgggGGTAATCCGCCATAACAGGTACTATgtgaaatttggagtgggggtaaTCCAccatgacaggtactatgggaaatttggagtgggggtaaTCCGCCATAACAGTTACTATGGGACATTTGGAGTGGGGGAAATCCACCATGACAGGaactatgggaaatttggagtgggggtgcCCCATGGCAGGTACTCTGGAGAATTCGGAACGGGAGTTGACCTCTACCCTagaaaattacctaaatttttttgaatttcaaaattttactaatttttaaaaactttatcaactaaagtaattgtaaaaattgtaccatttttcaattttagaaatttcaaaaattgtactaatttttaaaatttttatcaagtttactaatttttaaaatttttaattattttttttggaatttcaaaattttcctaattttcaaaaaattttatcaacgttactagttttcaaaatgttaccgatctcacttatttttaaaattatattattttaaaaaattgtagtcattttttccaaaatgtttctaacctaactttttaaaagaagtttttataaatagttaaagTTAAAAAGACAGGTGATTTAATTAAAACGTGTTTTTCCTGgttacatttgtttttattttattttcgctaAACAATTACATGTAGGTTCTTAATTCCAGCGATAGAAATATATGtactaacagaaaatgtaattactcTAATATCAAGTACTTTACTGCTGCTGCGACATAGAATGTATACAAACTAGTTATTTCTAAAAACACTAAATGAAAGTATAAATCAACAAATGACTTTGgcaattgttgtttaattttctcGCTATAATATTCGAATTGAACCGCAATGATCTGGCGGATAAGCATTTCACTAGGATATTGAACGCTCTTTGTCAAAATGTACTTATATTTCTCatctattagaaaatttaaacacttttcgaTATCAGCAACATGTCTTTCTAGTCTTCGTAAACATTAATCGACTCAAGCAACAATCTGCTTCAGTCCATCaaaagtagttttctgcatcACTATAGTCGGTCTGTATTCCTTggtccttttttttattaactttatctGCAGAAATGTCAAATACGATCGCCCTGCAGAGTCGAGAGAAATGACCTTTAAAGTCGAGTTGACTAGTTTTATGACGGGTTAGAGGTTCCCATTCGGCAACTCAAGTCCCATCAAAACATGCTTTGTACAGGAGTTATTCAATGAGTAGAGTGAAGCCATTAGTAAGTGATTAACAGGCTTGCGTGCGACCTCGCCAGCAGGTACTCCAAGTAACCGGCGTTTCACGGCAGACCGTACACCTGCTGTGTCCATTGAGACTGTATATGAATCCATGGCTGCAGTGACGTGGACATCGGCAGTATCAACGTTAGGTGTTTTGTTCTCagacccatttctcctcttctgaatttgaaaactcgaagatacacgattgccggtcggagcacttcgtcgattctatttatatatctaacagctaactgctttgaNNNNNNNNNNNNNNNNNNNNNNNNNNNNNNNNNNNNNNNNNNNNNNNNNNNNNNNNNNNNNNNNNNNNNNNNNNNNNNNNNNNNNNNNNNNNNNNNNNNNaaaaataaatataaatataatatattaatataatataaataaatataaaaaaaataaaataataataataaaataataatggtgAGGAATGAATacaacattgaaaaaataaataaataaaccttCTCAAACTTACCACTCACATCCAAATGATCTTCCCTCATATGTGCCTCTCCAGTCATCTGACAGCCATCCTCATCGTAATCATCTTTCACTTCCTCATTTGCGTTCTTGTCATCATATTTTCGCCATTCATCACATCGGTCTCACCTTTATCTCTGCTATTCAAATCAGGTGAATATTCACCGTCAGTGGCTTGACTGTGCTCTTCAATTTGAACAGTGCTCGCCTCTGAATCGGCATCTGATTCACTGAATTCCGATGATGAAGATGCTAGGACGTGATCACTCTCGTCCATGGAATCGTCAGATAAAATTGGATCGTATTCATCGATGCGATTATCCCTGTTAAAATTTCGCGTTGCACAACATAAAACAATTACGTACACGAATAAAAAAACACACTGTACttcactttgataaaaatactttttttatgaataaattcttaCCATTTATTTTTGCATGAATTCTCGCATCTACCTGcgtaaatttttttaagccaTCTCTACGCTATGCGCAGAGTCCCTATTCTCCATAAACAATGCACACTTGGACAGTTTACTAACTAGACGAAGAAACAAATTTACCTCCAAGTATAAAAAATTTCCGGTACCTTTAAAACTCAAACATCGCTGTAGGAAAAAGGGGACGCCAATATTTTAGTGAACTATGTAAACTCGGAAACCCTTTAAATATTCGTTAGGCT
The sequence above is drawn from the Belonocnema kinseyi isolate 2016_QV_RU_SX_M_011 chromosome 7, B_treatae_v1, whole genome shotgun sequence genome and encodes:
- the LOC117177167 gene encoding histone H3-like, whose amino-acid sequence is MARTKQTARKSTGGKAPRKQLAIKAARKSAPATGGVKKPLRYRPGTVALREICRYQKTNELLILKLPFQRLVHEVAQDYKKDLRFQSSAVMALQEASEAYLVGLFEDTNLCAIHAKRVTSMPKDIRLARRIRGERA